The Paraburkholderia sp. SOS3 genome includes a region encoding these proteins:
- a CDS encoding CsbD family protein — translation MNKDQVKGTVEKVKGKANEAIGRATDNPARELKGDVQQEVGQTRKDVGDMKEAVKDSQKRKH, via the coding sequence ATGAATAAGGATCAGGTGAAGGGCACTGTTGAGAAGGTGAAGGGCAAGGCCAACGAGGCAATCGGCCGCGCGACGGACAATCCGGCCCGGGAGCTGAAGGGCGACGTGCAACAGGAAGTCGGCCAGACCCGCAAGGACGTCGGCGACATGAAGGAAGCCGTCAAGGACTCCCAGAAGCGCAAGCACTAA
- a CDS encoding sensor domain-containing diguanylate cyclase — translation MPARPSMFNFLLDTPASGNGQVTASIRASLLSTLFENTRPLLMSGLSSAFVAVVACFRVHHAWAPLWLAAEIVLLAARMLIAHRYVARNRARALHPERSAARYAPVSLLACLTFGLGTMASIISGDMQLASLAIMVTAGILGGIASRNAALPRLAIMQIFCGTIPIGVGALLAPRSASWILVPPLFAYLVAMVSVVRRHYEGLVALMTAEQRHAELAARFDAALTHMPHGLCTIDGNGRVIVANRRAAELFGATVEMLRLNVPLPEFIGYVGVAKFGETLRQQLVERCTAWLSGERRPLDLELGDGRQLEMTRNPVPDGSAVIIIEDVTERRQSEAKILHLARHDPLTGLPNRRDLYERLERILARPMGGREPEVALMYLDLDGFKQVNDRLGHHAGDEVLTTVAGRLKELLWTGEFVARLGGDEFAVVVENSTCAASEALAPRIIREIAKPYMLSTGEAISIGTSIGIAFAAHGESIEQLLKRADVALYDAKEAGKGTFRFSVPDGTRKDGAVSAPRWPAS, via the coding sequence ATGCCAGCCAGGCCGTCTATGTTCAATTTTCTTCTCGATACACCGGCATCGGGCAACGGTCAGGTAACCGCGTCGATACGCGCGTCGCTGCTGTCTACGCTATTCGAGAACACACGCCCGCTTCTGATGTCGGGACTCTCGAGCGCGTTCGTCGCCGTGGTGGCGTGCTTTCGCGTGCATCATGCGTGGGCGCCGCTGTGGCTCGCGGCCGAGATCGTGCTTCTCGCCGCGCGCATGCTCATCGCGCACCGCTATGTCGCGCGCAACCGCGCGCGTGCGCTTCATCCGGAACGGTCGGCCGCGCGCTATGCGCCGGTATCGCTGCTCGCGTGTCTGACCTTCGGTCTCGGCACGATGGCATCGATCATCTCGGGCGACATGCAGCTCGCGTCGCTCGCGATCATGGTGACGGCCGGCATTCTCGGCGGCATCGCGTCGCGCAACGCGGCGTTGCCGCGTCTCGCGATCATGCAGATCTTCTGCGGCACGATTCCGATCGGCGTCGGCGCGCTGCTCGCGCCGCGCAGCGCGTCGTGGATCCTCGTGCCGCCGCTGTTTGCCTATCTCGTCGCGATGGTGTCGGTCGTGCGACGCCACTACGAAGGCCTCGTCGCGCTGATGACCGCCGAGCAGCGGCACGCCGAACTCGCGGCCCGCTTCGATGCGGCGCTCACGCATATGCCGCACGGGCTGTGCACGATCGACGGCAACGGCCGCGTGATCGTCGCGAACCGGCGTGCGGCGGAGCTTTTCGGCGCAACCGTCGAGATGCTGCGCCTCAATGTGCCGTTGCCCGAATTCATCGGGTATGTGGGCGTCGCGAAGTTCGGCGAAACCTTGCGCCAGCAACTGGTGGAACGCTGCACCGCGTGGCTCTCGGGCGAGCGCCGGCCGCTCGATCTCGAACTCGGCGACGGGCGCCAGCTCGAGATGACGCGCAATCCGGTGCCCGACGGCAGCGCGGTGATCATCATCGAAGACGTCACGGAGCGCCGCCAGTCCGAAGCGAAAATCCTGCATCTCGCGCGGCACGATCCGCTGACCGGCCTGCCGAACCGGCGCGATCTGTACGAGCGGCTCGAACGGATTCTCGCGAGGCCGATGGGCGGCCGCGAGCCCGAAGTCGCGCTCATGTATCTCGATCTGGACGGCTTCAAGCAGGTCAACGACCGGCTCGGCCATCATGCCGGCGACGAAGTGCTGACGACGGTCGCCGGCCGCCTGAAGGAGTTGTTGTGGACCGGCGAATTCGTCGCGCGTCTGGGCGGCGACGAATTCGCGGTCGTCGTCGAAAACAGCACGTGCGCGGCGAGCGAAGCGCTCGCGCCTCGCATCATCCGCGAGATCGCCAAGCCGTACATGCTGTCGACGGGCGAGGCGATCAGCATCGGCACGAGTATCGGCATCGCGTTCGCTGCGCACGGCGAATCGATCGAACAGCTGCTCAAGCGAGCGGACGTCGCGCTATACGACGCAAAGGAAGCGGGCAAGGGCACATTCCGCTTCTCAGTGCCGGACGGCACGCGAAAGGACGGCGCCGTCAGCGCGCCGCGCTGGCCGGCTTCATAG
- a CDS encoding heavy metal sensor histidine kinase, with product MKRISLTTRLALLFALIAFGAMAIVGFVLYRQLEAQLVVRDDGALVTRVDQIRTLMHDVDVRDLIREKPQLFANMLGNTESLLVVRMQDGTPLITVNPGHTAVPDVKPVPAGAALSLSAVHHTTQDDGTPFIYVAAAAQGAAGQRDLQIISGRLMAERTKMLADYRDQILLFASFAALLAALLAYGLARRGMNPLRRLATETASIGMGNLSTRIEQRDAPPELDALIGAFNAMLDRLERGFTQLKQVSADMAHDLRTPIGNLLGQTEVGLGQTRDIAYYQRLLGSNFEELQRMSKMIDNMLFLARAEHADHAIERKALPVPEEFTRIVEYFEDLADDRGVRIESHGNGTVFADPLLLRRALGNLLANAVRYAQPGSAISMTAEARADGVALHVENRGPTIPPHHLERLFDRFYRADASRQRSSESSGLGLSIVRSIMQLHGGSWLAQSEAGVTRFTLVFPQPTHAVADPAGSDAATDPRTAPPSVPPSQSQSQSPAG from the coding sequence GTGAAACGCATCTCGCTGACCACACGGCTCGCGCTGCTGTTTGCGCTGATTGCGTTTGGCGCGATGGCGATCGTCGGTTTCGTGCTGTACCGGCAACTCGAAGCGCAACTCGTGGTGCGCGACGACGGCGCGCTCGTCACGCGCGTCGATCAGATCCGCACGCTGATGCACGACGTCGACGTACGCGATCTGATCCGCGAAAAGCCGCAGCTCTTCGCGAATATGCTCGGCAATACCGAGTCGCTGCTCGTCGTGCGCATGCAGGACGGCACGCCGCTCATCACGGTCAATCCGGGTCACACGGCCGTGCCCGACGTCAAGCCGGTGCCGGCCGGCGCCGCACTGTCGCTGTCGGCCGTCCATCACACGACACAGGACGACGGCACGCCGTTCATCTATGTCGCGGCCGCCGCGCAGGGCGCGGCCGGACAGCGCGATCTGCAGATCATCTCGGGGCGGCTCATGGCCGAGCGCACGAAAATGCTGGCCGACTATCGCGATCAGATTCTGCTCTTCGCGTCGTTCGCGGCGCTGCTGGCCGCGCTGCTCGCGTACGGCCTCGCGCGCCGCGGCATGAATCCGCTGCGACGCCTTGCCACCGAGACCGCCTCGATCGGCATGGGCAATCTGTCGACGCGCATCGAACAGCGCGACGCGCCGCCCGAACTCGACGCGCTGATCGGTGCATTCAACGCGATGCTCGACCGGCTCGAACGCGGTTTCACGCAGTTGAAACAGGTGTCCGCCGATATGGCGCACGACCTGCGCACGCCGATCGGCAATCTGCTCGGGCAAACCGAAGTGGGATTGGGCCAGACGCGCGACATCGCCTACTACCAGCGGCTGCTCGGCTCGAACTTCGAGGAACTGCAACGGATGTCGAAAATGATCGACAACATGCTGTTCCTCGCGCGCGCCGAACATGCCGATCATGCGATCGAACGCAAGGCGCTGCCGGTCCCCGAAGAGTTCACGCGCATCGTCGAATACTTCGAAGACCTGGCCGACGACCGCGGCGTGCGCATCGAGTCGCACGGCAACGGCACGGTGTTCGCCGATCCGCTGCTGCTGCGGCGCGCGCTCGGCAATCTGCTCGCCAACGCGGTTCGCTACGCGCAGCCCGGCTCGGCGATTTCAATGACGGCCGAAGCACGCGCGGACGGCGTCGCGCTGCACGTGGAGAACCGCGGCCCGACCATTCCGCCGCATCATCTCGAGCGGCTCTTCGACCGGTTTTATCGCGCCGACGCGTCGCGGCAGCGGTCTTCGGAATCGAGCGGGCTGGGGCTTTCGATCGTGCGCAGCATCATGCAATTGCATGGCGGCAGCTGGCTCGCTCAGAGCGAGGCGGGCGTGACGCGGTTTACGCTGGTATTTCCGCAGCCAACCCATGCCGTAGCCGACCCCGCCGGCAGCGACGCGGCGACGGACCCGCGCACCGCACCGCCGTCCGTCCCGCCCTCGCAATCGCAATCGCAATCGCCGGCAGGCTGA
- a CDS encoding FadR/GntR family transcriptional regulator: protein MGQHSERNSALGHVIRQIESRLLDPELRPGARLPSERAMAESFGTSRSTVREAVARLVARGTLETRRGAGVFVSAAPQAMPDSLWLQRSGEGSPQRRETLEFRAIFECCVARFAAERASADERQRLATVLHDMTRAVSAGDVEAEARGDANFHLTLAAMAHNFMLTRFYTTVVDQLRDHITRNTYAAMLDLPHAKERSMARLAQHESIYQAICEHAPDGAAQAMAQHLAFVGEQFNAAA, encoded by the coding sequence ATGGGACAGCACAGCGAGCGAAACAGCGCGCTGGGTCATGTCATCAGGCAAATTGAAAGCCGGTTGCTCGACCCGGAACTGAGGCCGGGCGCGCGGCTGCCGTCCGAGCGCGCAATGGCCGAATCGTTCGGCACCTCGCGCTCGACCGTACGCGAAGCCGTCGCAAGGCTCGTCGCGCGCGGCACGCTCGAAACGCGGCGCGGCGCCGGCGTGTTCGTCAGCGCCGCCCCGCAGGCCATGCCCGATTCGCTATGGCTGCAGCGCAGCGGCGAAGGCTCGCCGCAGCGCCGCGAGACGCTCGAATTCCGCGCAATTTTCGAATGCTGTGTTGCGCGCTTCGCGGCGGAGCGCGCAAGCGCCGACGAACGCCAGCGTCTTGCCACGGTGCTGCACGACATGACGCGCGCGGTCTCGGCCGGCGACGTCGAAGCCGAGGCGCGCGGCGACGCGAATTTTCATCTGACGCTGGCGGCGATGGCGCACAACTTCATGCTGACGCGTTTCTATACGACGGTCGTCGACCAGTTGCGCGATCACATCACGCGCAATACGTACGCGGCGATGCTCGATCTGCCGCACGCGAAAGAGCGCTCGATGGCGCGGCTTGCGCAGCATGAAAGCATCTATCAGGCGATCTGCGAGCATGCGCCCGACGGCGCCGCGCAGGCGATGGCGCAGCATCTTGCGTTTGTCGGCGAGCAGTTCAATGCCGCCGCATAG
- a CDS encoding response regulator — protein sequence MADILIVDADASVLSTLGLLIAAEGYVVRTATNGSDALDLARASRPDVLISDTRTPGLSGPALVREMRKDPVLASVPVILAFNGALPPRIRVFSFLRKPLRYARLLKVLHRAERACAKRDARHSPTNWRVARRHLKGEPKPG from the coding sequence ATGGCAGACATCCTTATTGTCGATGCCGATGCGAGCGTGCTGAGTACCCTCGGCCTGCTGATCGCCGCGGAGGGCTATGTGGTCCGCACGGCCACCAACGGCAGCGACGCGCTCGATCTGGCGCGCGCGAGCCGTCCCGATGTCCTGATCTCCGATACGCGCACGCCAGGCCTTTCCGGTCCCGCGCTCGTGCGCGAAATGCGCAAAGACCCTGTACTTGCTTCCGTGCCGGTCATCCTCGCTTTCAACGGCGCATTGCCGCCGCGCATTCGCGTCTTCAGTTTTTTGCGCAAGCCATTACGGTATGCCAGGCTTCTGAAAGTGCTGCACCGCGCCGAGCGCGCATGCGCAAAACGCGACGCGCGCCATTCCCCGACGAACTGGAGAGTCGCCCGGCGCCATCTGAAGGGCGAGCCGAAACCGGGCTGA
- a CDS encoding UxaA family hydrolase: MADVIAASAVIKLHADDDVAIARQAIPSGTTLDELDGLTVLADIPEAHKVAIRAVAQGSPVRRYGQIIGFATQPIAPGEHVHVHNVAMGDFERDYAFSSEVKPVQSAAEPLTFMGIKRADGRVATRNYIGIVSTVNCSASVTKMAAQHFSQPGALDAYPNVDGIVPLSHSFGCCIDHNGEGIQQLRRTIGGYARHANFAGIVVVGLGCEANQMGALFVAEGVAPGPMVVPFVMQELGGTQKTVEAVIAAIDKMLPVANDVKREPAPVSHLCVALQCGGSDGHSGITANPALGAAVDLLVKHGGTAILTETPEIYGAEHLLTRRAVSREVGEKVVERIRWWEGYAEREKGSIDNNPTPGNKAGGLTTILEKSLGAVAKSGSTPLVDVYKYAEPIDKHGLVFMDAPGYDPMGATGQIASGANLVVFTTGRGSCFGAKPAPSIKVATNSKMYHRMRDDMDINCGEIMDGTATVEQKGEEIFRAIVRVASGEQSKSEALGIGNEEFVPWMIGAQM, from the coding sequence ATGGCCGATGTCATTGCCGCTTCTGCGGTCATCAAACTGCACGCCGACGACGATGTCGCGATCGCGCGGCAGGCGATTCCGAGCGGTACGACCCTCGACGAACTGGACGGGCTCACCGTGCTCGCCGACATTCCCGAGGCACACAAGGTAGCGATCCGCGCGGTCGCGCAGGGCAGCCCCGTGCGCCGCTACGGCCAGATCATCGGCTTCGCGACGCAGCCGATCGCGCCCGGCGAACACGTGCATGTGCACAACGTCGCGATGGGCGATTTCGAACGCGACTACGCGTTCAGCAGCGAAGTGAAGCCCGTGCAAAGCGCGGCCGAACCGCTGACTTTCATGGGCATCAAGCGCGCCGACGGCCGCGTGGCGACGCGCAACTATATCGGCATCGTCAGCACGGTGAACTGCTCGGCGAGCGTGACGAAAATGGCCGCGCAGCATTTCTCGCAGCCCGGGGCGCTCGACGCGTACCCGAACGTCGACGGCATCGTGCCGCTGTCGCACAGCTTCGGCTGCTGCATCGACCACAACGGCGAAGGCATCCAGCAGTTGCGCCGCACGATCGGCGGCTATGCGCGCCATGCGAATTTCGCGGGCATCGTCGTGGTCGGTCTCGGCTGCGAAGCGAATCAGATGGGCGCGCTGTTCGTCGCCGAAGGCGTGGCGCCGGGCCCGATGGTCGTGCCGTTCGTCATGCAGGAACTCGGCGGCACGCAGAAAACCGTCGAGGCCGTGATTGCCGCGATCGACAAGATGCTGCCCGTTGCGAACGACGTGAAGCGCGAGCCTGCGCCTGTCTCGCACCTGTGCGTCGCGCTGCAATGCGGCGGCTCGGACGGTCACTCGGGCATCACCGCCAACCCGGCGCTCGGCGCGGCCGTCGACCTGCTCGTCAAGCACGGCGGCACCGCGATTCTGACCGAAACGCCGGAAATCTACGGCGCCGAGCACCTGCTGACGCGCCGTGCGGTCTCGCGTGAAGTCGGCGAAAAAGTGGTCGAGCGGATCCGCTGGTGGGAAGGCTATGCGGAGCGCGAAAAGGGCAGCATCGACAACAACCCGACGCCCGGCAACAAGGCCGGCGGCCTGACGACGATTCTCGAGAAGTCGCTCGGCGCCGTCGCGAAGAGCGGTTCGACGCCGCTCGTCGATGTCTATAAGTACGCGGAGCCGATCGACAAGCACGGTCTCGTCTTTATGGATGCGCCCGGCTACGACCCGATGGGGGCGACGGGCCAGATCGCGAGCGGCGCGAACCTCGTGGTGTTCACGACGGGCCGCGGTTCGTGCTTCGGCGCGAAGCCCGCGCCGTCGATCAAGGTCGCGACGAACTCGAAGATGTACCACCGCATGCGCGACGACATGGACATCAACTGCGGCGAGATCATGGACGGCACCGCGACCGTCGAGCAGAAGGGCGAGGAAATCTTCCGCGCGATCGTGCGCGTCGCATCGGGCGAGCAGTCGAAGAGCGAAGCGCTCGGGATCGGCAACGAAGAGTTTGTGCCCTGGATGATCGGCGCGCAGATGTGA
- a CDS encoding helix-turn-helix domain-containing protein: MVAPDPSRAQLPRNAASHRNCRRKPSLSRWSKADNSTRQFNQGLGRRRADSGAAMRYVFSTSAVAAPDRFDYWRDVVCSHCIPAASDSPHRNQFDADIIGRSIGALHVAKMSGPEHQWVRDFNNIRTGPETNLWLSYLEHGVAYLEQNGRRVVQQAGDVLLYDAARPFSYTIAPESFFILRIPRDLLLRRTARAEHVVATSLGPGTGFRAVLGAMVKEACESKELNQSAHAESRVASAILDLVSAIIEIHQGDVPAASSQAALYHKAIAFIEENIEYVGLDVDHIATSMHVSTRTLARAFAGQATTPMKSIWQKRLEASYCALRGGTVKNVTEAAMTYGFCDVSHFSRSFKKSYGVTPQSVLLRTQRPTSVLIDK, from the coding sequence ATGGTGGCGCCGGACCCATCGCGCGCTCAACTCCCACGCAATGCTGCATCGCACCGCAACTGTCGGCGCAAACCCTCATTGTCACGCTGGTCCAAGGCAGATAACTCTACTCGTCAGTTTAACCAGGGCCTCGGACGTCGACGGGCCGATTCAGGAGCTGCGATGCGATACGTGTTTTCTACCTCCGCGGTCGCGGCGCCGGATCGTTTCGATTACTGGCGAGACGTCGTGTGCAGCCATTGCATTCCGGCGGCGAGCGACTCCCCGCATCGAAACCAGTTTGACGCCGACATCATCGGACGGTCGATCGGCGCGCTGCACGTCGCGAAGATGAGCGGCCCCGAGCATCAATGGGTGCGGGATTTCAACAACATTCGAACCGGACCGGAAACGAACCTTTGGCTTTCGTATCTCGAGCATGGCGTCGCCTACCTCGAACAGAACGGCCGAAGAGTCGTGCAGCAAGCGGGTGACGTTCTGCTCTACGACGCGGCGCGTCCGTTCAGCTATACGATCGCGCCGGAATCGTTCTTCATTCTGCGTATTCCGCGAGACCTCCTGCTTCGTCGCACGGCGCGCGCGGAACACGTGGTCGCTACGTCGCTTGGACCCGGCACCGGCTTTCGGGCCGTGTTAGGCGCCATGGTCAAGGAAGCATGCGAATCGAAAGAGCTCAATCAGTCCGCTCACGCCGAGTCGCGCGTGGCGAGCGCGATCCTCGATCTCGTCAGCGCAATCATCGAAATTCATCAAGGCGACGTGCCCGCCGCGTCTTCTCAGGCAGCGCTGTACCACAAGGCAATCGCATTCATCGAGGAGAACATCGAATACGTCGGCCTCGACGTGGACCACATCGCGACTTCGATGCATGTGTCGACGCGTACCTTAGCGCGTGCTTTCGCAGGACAGGCGACCACCCCGATGAAATCGATCTGGCAGAAGCGGCTCGAGGCCAGCTATTGCGCGCTGCGCGGAGGGACGGTCAAGAACGTCACGGAAGCAGCGATGACTTACGGATTCTGCGACGTTTCTCACTTCAGCCGCTCGTTTAAAAAGAGCTACGGTGTGACGCCTCAGAGCGTCCTGTTGCGCACCCAAAGGCCTACTTCAGTGTTGATCGACAAGTAG
- a CDS encoding heavy metal response regulator transcription factor: MRILVIEDEAKTGDYLQNGLTEAGYVVDVANNGIDGLHLAQETRYDLILLDVMMPEMDGWTVMKKLGARTDTPVLFLSARGTLEDRLKGLDLGADDYLVKPFSFAELLARIRIILRRGQPQKQEELLTLGDLRVDVPKRRVERNGTRISLTNKEFNLLQFFMQNQGQVLSRALIASRVWDMNFDSDTNVVDVAVRRLRQKIDEPFERRLIHTVHGVGYRCEDES; the protein is encoded by the coding sequence ATGCGAATTCTGGTCATCGAAGACGAAGCAAAAACCGGCGACTATCTGCAGAACGGGCTCACCGAAGCCGGGTATGTGGTCGACGTGGCGAACAACGGCATCGACGGCCTGCACCTCGCGCAGGAAACGCGTTACGACCTGATCCTGCTCGACGTGATGATGCCGGAGATGGACGGCTGGACCGTCATGAAAAAGCTCGGCGCGCGCACCGACACACCGGTGCTGTTCCTCAGCGCGCGCGGCACGCTCGAAGACCGGTTGAAGGGCCTCGATCTCGGCGCCGACGATTACCTCGTCAAGCCGTTTTCGTTTGCCGAACTGCTCGCGCGCATCCGCATCATCTTGCGGCGCGGGCAGCCGCAAAAGCAGGAAGAGTTGCTGACGCTCGGCGACCTGCGCGTCGATGTGCCGAAGCGCCGCGTCGAGCGCAACGGCACGCGCATCTCGCTCACCAACAAGGAATTCAACCTGCTGCAGTTCTTCATGCAGAACCAGGGGCAGGTGCTGTCGCGCGCGCTGATCGCCTCGCGCGTGTGGGACATGAACTTCGACAGCGATACCAACGTCGTGGACGTCGCCGTGCGCCGGCTGCGGCAAAAAATCGACGAGCCGTTCGAGCGGCGCCTCATTCATACGGTGCATGGGGTCGGCTATCGCTGCGAGGACGAATCGTGA
- a CDS encoding DUF2442 domain-containing protein: MYADAVDVSFDSAHLFLRLSDGRDIEFPLRWFPVLEAATSDEREHFAISLDRQQLYWPELDEDMSVPALLLSLPDTRH, from the coding sequence ATGTATGCCGATGCAGTCGATGTGAGCTTCGATAGCGCGCACTTGTTTCTGCGGCTGTCCGACGGGCGGGATATCGAGTTCCCGCTGCGCTGGTTTCCGGTGCTGGAAGCCGCGACGTCCGACGAGCGCGAGCACTTCGCGATTTCGCTGGACCGGCAGCAGTTGTACTGGCCTGAACTCGACGAAGATATGAGCGTGCCGGCCTTGCTGCTGTCGTTGCCGGACACGCGACACTGA
- a CDS encoding amidase: protein MASELSGLSIAAAAKLIRRGEVSPTELLESSLQAIGQHNGTLRAFISVNEASAKKAAAAAELMLSAGYDLGPLHGIPLGIKDNIGIRGERTTAGSRILEDWHPDKDATVIAKLKQAGAVFVGKTNMHEFAWGGTSANPHYGHVRNPWDTGKFPAGSSGGSGAAVAAGLCYGALGTDTGGSIRLPSAINGVVGLRPTYGRVSNSGIVPLAWTMDTAGPMTRTVEDCALVFNAIAGSDPTDPATASVPVDDYLSRMSVGVRGLRIGIVPRYFFSHIQPDVKRAVEQALKTFEALGAHLVEVDIKHIEGNISAQLTIESAEPSTYHQKSLRERPGDFGEDVRTLLEVGEMLLATHYLQAQRYRSLLRNEFLEAFRRVDVFICPTLPFTATALGETSVVIENGVEEDMLSAIMQFTGVASLTGLPSLNVPCGFDSGGLPVGMQIIGAPFTESHLFSVGHAFQCATDFHTRRPDLP from the coding sequence ATGGCGAGTGAACTGTCGGGGTTGTCCATCGCGGCCGCCGCGAAGCTTATCCGTCGTGGCGAGGTGAGCCCGACCGAACTTCTCGAATCGTCACTTCAGGCAATCGGGCAGCACAACGGTACGCTGCGCGCTTTCATTTCCGTCAACGAAGCATCGGCAAAAAAGGCGGCGGCTGCCGCGGAGCTGATGTTGTCGGCCGGGTACGACCTGGGTCCGCTGCACGGCATTCCTTTGGGCATCAAGGACAACATCGGAATTCGCGGCGAACGCACGACGGCCGGAAGCAGGATTCTCGAAGACTGGCACCCGGACAAGGACGCCACGGTCATCGCGAAGCTCAAACAGGCCGGCGCCGTATTCGTCGGCAAGACGAACATGCACGAGTTCGCCTGGGGCGGCACCTCCGCGAATCCGCACTACGGGCACGTGCGCAATCCATGGGATACGGGCAAGTTTCCGGCCGGGTCGAGTGGCGGGTCGGGCGCCGCCGTTGCCGCCGGTCTTTGCTATGGCGCGCTCGGTACCGACACAGGCGGGTCGATCCGGCTTCCTTCGGCGATCAACGGCGTGGTGGGGTTACGGCCCACGTATGGACGCGTCAGCAATTCCGGCATCGTGCCTCTTGCCTGGACGATGGATACGGCAGGGCCCATGACGCGGACCGTGGAGGATTGCGCGCTGGTTTTCAACGCGATTGCCGGCTCTGATCCGACCGACCCCGCCACGGCTTCGGTACCCGTCGACGATTACTTATCGAGAATGAGCGTGGGTGTCAGAGGGCTGCGCATCGGTATCGTCCCCCGCTATTTCTTCAGTCACATCCAGCCCGACGTGAAACGCGCGGTCGAGCAGGCGCTGAAGACATTCGAAGCACTAGGCGCTCATCTCGTCGAAGTCGACATCAAGCACATCGAAGGCAACATCTCCGCGCAACTGACGATCGAATCGGCCGAGCCCAGCACGTATCACCAGAAGTCGTTGCGCGAAAGGCCCGGCGATTTTGGCGAGGACGTTCGCACGTTGCTCGAGGTGGGCGAGATGCTGCTGGCCACTCATTATCTGCAGGCGCAGCGGTACCGGTCCCTGCTGCGCAACGAATTTCTCGAAGCCTTCAGGCGTGTGGACGTCTTTATTTGTCCGACGCTGCCTTTTACCGCGACGGCGCTCGGTGAAACCTCGGTCGTCATCGAAAACGGCGTGGAAGAAGACATGCTCTCGGCCATCATGCAATTTACGGGCGTGGCGAGCCTGACGGGTCTACCTTCGCTCAACGTTCCGTGCGGGTTCGATTCCGGCGGGCTGCCGGTCGGCATGCAGATTATCGGCGCGCCTTTCACTGAGTCGCACCTGTTTTCGGTGGGCCACGCGTTTCAGTGCGCGACCGATTTCCACACTCGACGTCCCGACCTGCCGTGA